A part of Solea solea chromosome 8, fSolSol10.1, whole genome shotgun sequence genomic DNA contains:
- the si:dkey-13n15.2 gene encoding protein transport protein Sec24C gives MMMDVPIANQSHTFCQWAGQNGWSTVSPPELLCNPLLSVQDLSLGSPSDQRPCHNNQSCPSHINTLSSYHNMGLANNAEQSGLHFIPSAHVSSMAPHASQDRTLPPCSLPLLNTGTQPCKPQQMSPFPHQATSPTSQPLYTDQGSRNGPLLPHQNHLHTNPQCTPYTANMETAHHARYIHNPASPMFPIQQHSQWTPSPHSRGTMNEIVPSVAPQDRNIIPQSPNAESRYGLDPELLPSAVEVIAEDRAEWEGKVFVSEPFSHLPPLATTSCIVEDQGNASPSVIRATSYCVPCEGQTAMLCRLPLGALVTPLAKQITGQKPLPLCRESDCVMGCSSCGASMCPGMSWQECGQRFYCPFCGKLSEVPWQHYQPTKGVEGARVDKDKRPELSMGSYEILGSERGEAAALLLAIDVSASALTGGHLEFVTQQLHMLLTSMNREDGIALSSVRVGLMTYDSRIHLYDLSPTLSRPHMLVITDTEDLQLPVREGLLVSFKDCVHSIESVLQLIPQFSAECDDSSGVPMELPVKAGLSILQALGCPGKLLIFHTASFIETELSNSSSGFFGSNKPKTIFQPSEPDVSLAKECVRQGCSVHLFVLSNQDVGGAWPGHIPYLSGGALHTYSHLQGELDRERFSTDLNRTVEMDTAYKAELRIFVSKDLRVSGCYGLFNPGPSPSQVTMATLDQWTTLGVELAHTRALDETRGVAIQTVLSYSSQTGDRRTRVHTLTLRCSRHLQDSFRHCQAQTLLTLYCKKMYCAVLERPLQELREELQMEITEALSLYRKHCSSTSVSAGQLVLPQHLRALPVYINSLRKSEVLLPGLRSSVHQRLQQRCQVLGLDTCSTVTHFYPLVLSITLPNKNSNPPNPEQALRCSAVSLEPTALCLVHAPLTLLLWVGNQVPANVLAEAFNTSCFLSLPSGETKLPVLENRLSVSIRSLINTLNSQVPWARELWVVKQGDACEEALQRHLVEDKSPNGGASYADFLYHLHVTSVRLLQ, from the exons ATGATGATGGACGTTCCCATAGCCAATCAGAGCCACACGTTCTGCCAGTGGGCGGGACAGAACGGCTGGTCCACAGTGTCACCTCCGGAACTCCTCTGCAACCCTCTACTCAGCGTTCAGGATCTCAGCCTGGGGTCGCCCTCTGACCAGAGGCCCTGTCACAACAACCAGAGCTGCCCGAGCCACATCAACACCCTTTCATCTTATCACAATATGGGCTTGGCTAATAATGCTGAACAGTCTGGGCTGCATTTTATTCCCAGTGCTCACGTTTCATCCATGGCTCCACATGCAAGCCAAGATAGGACTCTACCTCCATGTTCTTTGCCTCTTTTAAACACAGGAACACAGCCCTGCAAGCCACAACAGATGTCACCGTTCCCTCACCAGGCAACATCTCCCACTTCTCAGCCCCTGTACACAGACCAGGGTTCACGGAATGGACCTCTGTTACCACATCAAAATCACCTGCACACGAATCCACAGTGTACACCATACACGGCAAATATGGAGACTGCTCATCATGCAAGATATATCCACAATCCTGCCTCACCCATGTTTCCCATCCAACAGCATTCTCAGTGGACACCTTCTCCGCACTCCAGGG GAACCATGAATGAGATTGTTCCCAGTGTGGCTCCACAGGACAGAAACATCATTCCACAG tctcCTAACGCCGAATCCAGATATGGCCTGGACCCAGAGCTCCTGCCCAGTGCG GTGGAGGTGATTGCAGAGGACAGGGCAGAGTGGGAGGGCAAGGTTTTTGTCTCAGAGCCTTTTTCCCATCTTCCTCCTCTGGCAACTACTTCCTGTATCGTCGAAGACCAGG GTAACGCGAGCCCTTCTGTCATCCGCGCCACCTCATACTGTGTGCCCTGTGAAGGTCAGACCGCCATGCTCTGCCGTTTGCCTCTGGGAGCTCTGGTCACTCCTCTCGCAAAACAAATTACTGGACAG AAGCCCCTCCCACTCTGCAGAGAGTCAGACTGTGTGATGGGTTGTAGTAGTTGTGGAGCCTCCATGTGCCCGGGGATGAGCTGGCAGGAATGCGGTCAGAGATTTTACTGCCCCTTCTGTGGTAAACTCAGCGAAG TGCCGTGGCAACACTACCAGCCCACCAAAGGGGTGGAGGGGGCCCGGGTCGATAAAGACAAGAGACCTGAACTCAGCATGGGATCGTATGAGATACTTGGTTCGGAGAGG GGTGAAgctgctgcactgctgctggCCATAGATGTGTCTGCCTCAGCACTGACAGGAGGACATCTGGAGTTTGTAACACAACAATTACACATGCTGCTCACTTCTATGAACAG GGAGGATGGCATTGCCTTGTCAAGTGTCCGCGTTGGCTTGATGACGTATGACAGCAGGATCCACTTGTACGACCTCAGCCCCACTCTGTCCCGTCCACACATGCTGGTCATCACAGACACTGAAGACCTGCAGCTTCCTGTGAGAGAGGGGCTTCTGGTGTCCTTTAAAGACTGTGTACACAGCATCGAGAG TGTGTTGCAGCTTATTCCTCAGTTCAGTGCAGAGTGTGATGATTCTAGTGGAGTTCCCATGGAGCTGCCTGTCAAAGCTGGACTTTCTATACTACAG gCTCTGGGTTGTCCTGGTAAGCTGCTGATCTTCCACACTGCCTCCTTTATTGAGACTGAACTCAGCAACTCCTCCTCAGGGTTTTTTGGCTCTAATAAACCAAAG ACCATTTTCCAGCCATCAGAGCCAGATGTCTCACTGGCCAAAGAGTGTGTCCGCCAAGGTTGCAGCGTTCACCTGTTTGTCCTCTCCAATCAAGATGTGGGCGGGGCCTGGCCAGGACACATTCCATATCTAAGTGGTGGTGCTCTGCACACCTACAGCCATCTCCAG GGAGAACTGGACAGAGAGCGCTTCAGCACTGATCTTAACAGAACTGTAGAGATGGACACCGCCTACAAAGCTGAACTCAGGATTTTTGTCAGCAAAG ATTTACGTGTGTCTGGCTGTTATGGACTTTTCAACCCGGGACCTAGCCCCAGCcaggtcaccatggcaaccctTGATCAGTGGACAACACTGGGGGTGGAGCTTGCCCACACCAGAGCTCTAGATGAGACTAGAGGTGTAGCCATACAG ACTGTATTGTCTTACAGCAGCCAGACAGGAGACAGAAGGACCAGGGTTCACACTCTGACCCTGAGATGCTCTCGTCACCTGCAGGACTCTTTCCGCCACTGCCAGGCCCAAACGCTGCTCACCCTCTACTGCAAGAAGA TGTACTGTGCTGTGTTGGAGCGCCCTCTACAGGAGCTGAGGGAGGAGCTGCAGATGGAGATAACAGAAGCGCTGTCATTGTACAGGAAACACTGCTCCTCTACCTCGGTTTCTGCTGGACAG CTGGTCCTTCCTCAGCACCTGCGAGCTCTTCCTGTGTACATCAACAGTCTCAGGAAGAGTGAGGTGCTACTGCCGGGTCTGAGGAGCTCCGTCCACCAGCGGCTGCAGCAACGCTGCCAGGTGCTTGGCCTGGACACCTGCAGCACCGTCACACATTTCTACCCTCTGGTGCTATCTATC ACCCTCCCAAACAAGAACTCCAACCCTCCAAACCCAGAGCAGGCGCTGCGCTGCAGTGCTGTCAGCCTGGAGCCCACAGCTCTGTGTTTGGTCCACGCTCCGCtcacgctgctgctgtgggTGGGAAACCAAGTCCCAGCAAACGTCCTGGCTGAGGCCTTTAACACGAGCTGCTTCCTCTCCCTGCCTTCTGGAGAG ACTAAGCTGCCGGTTCTGGAAAACCGTCTGTCGGTCAGTATCCGATCCCTCATCAACACGCTGAATTCTCAGGTGCCCTGGGCGCGTGAG CTGTGGGTCGTGAAGCAGGGTGACGCCTGTGAGGAGGCTCTGCAGCGCCACCTGGTGGAGGACAAGAGTCCAAACGGTGGAGCGTCCTATGCAGACTTTCTCTACCATCTCCACGTCACCTCTGTCCGCCTGCTGCAGTGA